The nucleotide sequence CGAGCATCAGGAGCAACGCCGTACCACTGGTGCCCAGCAACTGCACCGCCAGCAAGCGGTCGACCCGCCCTGGCCCGTGCCAAACGCGCCACAGGCCGAGCACCAGGGTCAGCAGCAGGAGCAGCGCAAACAGGCCCATCATCGGCTGTCACCACCAAGCAGTTGCTGCAGGTGCCGCTCCAGCTCGATCACCGTGGGCCGCCAAGCCAGGCGTTCATCGAGTATGTGC is from Pseudomonas saudiphocaensis and encodes:
- a CDS encoding monovalent cation/H+ antiporter complex subunit F, with product MGLFALLLLLTLVLGLWRVWHGPGRVDRLLAVQLLGTSGTALLLMLAQWLGQPGLRDAALILALLAAMISVALVQLLRRSRHG